The following are from one region of the Oncorhynchus tshawytscha isolate Ot180627B linkage group LG24, Otsh_v2.0, whole genome shotgun sequence genome:
- the si:ch211-207i20.2 gene encoding zinc finger protein 501 produces MSNFIALQTQLASVMETLVHAAVAELGKLVEDSSVFVFSLELTQGHSEDEELSAKVQTESQNKMTDFATIMEVLGNEALGKIMKIVDETKFLMDFESKSFKGHRGKKAKPQASILNILSVGGMAEEHSYGGSGTSAAQTISMESADVEELDTPESPLVLAVSVKDEHGQIDLGAIAERAADDAFAGNSSSEHQYGMISDGPLVNPTDILLETLFAQKKLFICTECGKSFSTQSNLKSHQRLHTGEKPFVCMFCNKAFAHKQSCNDHIRTHTGEKPFICGVCGKCFGKQAHLKTHSIIHTGEKPYSCTVCGKSFNLAQNLSRHQQIHTGEKIFTCLLCGKGFTRAVTLKTHQLIHTGQKPFKCIQCEKSFRHAVNLKNHQRIHTGVRPFSCDLCGKTFRQSVNLKIHKRIHTGERPYICTECGKTFSQQSSLMSHGRTHSNERPFQCSFCEKRFNNANSLKLHQRIHTGEKPYSCEICGKTFSQGSHLRTHKRHVHAGGKQYICDKCGKRYSDKRNLKMHKCVYAST; encoded by the exons ATGTCAAATTTCATCGCGTTGCAGACCCAGTTGGCCTCTGTCATGGAGACCCTTGTTCACGCGGCGGTGGCCGAACTGGGTAAACTTGTAGAGGACAGTTCTGTTTTCGTGTTCAGCCTGGAACTGACCCAGGGGCATAGCGAGGATGAAGAATTATCGGCAAAAGTGCAGACGGAGAGTCAGAATAAGATG ACAGACTTTGCCACAATCATGGAGGTACTGGGCAATGAGGCATTGGGTAAAATAATGAAAATTGTGGATGAAACAAAGTTTTTGATGGACTTTGAATCCAAGTCCTTCAAAGGCCATAGAGGGAAAAAAGCCAAACCACAAGCGAGCATCTTGAATATTCTGTCAGTTGGAGGAATGG CGGAGGAACATTCTTATGGCGGAAGTGGTACATCTGCGGCGCAAACTATTTCAATGGAG TCTGCAGATGTGGAGGAATTGGACACACCAGAATCTCCCCTTGTCTTGGCTGTTTCTGTCAAAGACGAGCATGGGCAAATAGACCTGGGGGCCATTGCAGAGA GAGCTGCCGATGATGCTTTTGCAGGGAACTCTTCTTCAGAGCACCAGTATGGTATGATTAGCGATGGCCCCCTGGTGAACCCCACAGACATCCTATTGGAGACTTTGTTTGCCCAAAAGAAGCTCTTCATTTGCACCGAGTGTGGGAAAAGTTTCTCCACGCAGAGTAACCTCAAATCCCACCAGCGACTTCACACTGGCGAGAAACCATTTGTGTGCATGTTCTGCAACAAAGCATTTGCCCACAAACAGAGTTGTAATGATCACATCCGCACCCACACTGGTGAGAAGCCCTTCATATGTGGCGTGTGTGGGAAATGCTTCGGCAAGCAGGCGCACCTCAAGACCCATTCGATAATCCACACGGGCGAAAAGCCTTACAGCTGCACTGTGTGTGGCAAGAGCTTCAACCTGGCTCAGAATCTGTCTAGACACCAGcaaattcacacaggagagaaaatcTTCACCTGTTTACTGTGCGGGAAAGGCTTCACACGCGCTGTAACACTGAAGACCCATCAACTCATTCACACTGGACAAAAGCCCTTCAAGTGTATTCAGTGTGAGAAGAGTTTCCGTCACGCTGTCAATCTGAAGAACCACCAGCGTATTCATACAGGCGTCAGGCCATTTAGTTGTGACTTGTGTGGCAAGACATTCCGTCAATCGGTTAATCTTAAAATACACAAGCGCATCCACACTGGAGAGAGGCCATATATCTGCACAGAATGCGGCAAGACCTTCAGTCAGCAGAGTAGTCTCATGTCTCACGGACGCACCCACTCTAACGAGAGACCTTTCCAGTGTAGCTTCTGCGAGAAAAGATTCAACAACGCCAACAGTCTGAAGTTGCACCAGAGAAtccatacaggagagaagccgtACAGCTGTGAAATCTGTGGAAAGACCTTCAGTCAGGGCAGTCATCTCCGAACACACAAGAGGCATGTCCATGCAGGAGGGAAACAGTACATCTGTGATAAATGTGGGAAGAGGTATTCAGACAAACGGAATCTTAagatgcacaaatgtgtttatgcCTCAACCTAA